The Pseudochaenichthys georgianus unplaced genomic scaffold, fPseGeo1.2 scaffold_437_arrow_ctg1, whole genome shotgun sequence nucleotide sequence AGCTGGTGAAAGTACAACTGTGTGAACTATGACAGGAATGTGCCCCGCACGACATACCTCTCACtaacgtgtgtgtgtcacaCAAAGTCTGTCCTTATAATTAACTACACATATGTGTCTCTTATACGTATTTAACAGTTAACTGTATTTGTAATCTTTTCTTTGAATTATTTTATGAATGAAATCACTGTGAAAGCTTGTCACTTAAACGCTCTGTACATGTGGCAGCTGTGGGACATTAGTgcaggtgtgtgggtgtgttggcTGCTTGTGAACACACGATGTATGCTCCAAGTGAATCTAGATGCAGCACAAAGCATATGACACACTTCTGTTTTGTCGTGCAGAGATCGTGGACGGAAACGCCAAGATGACCCTGGGAATGATCTGGACCATCATCCTCCGCTTCgccatccaggacatctctgTGGAAGGTACCACTGCGCTCTTTTACTTGCATAGACACGTCCAATCAGCTGACGGCACTGTGACGTCATCAGCTTAAACTCAGGGATTCTGGATCCGTATATCACTTCTACAAATATCCATAACTGATGGACACTAACATCACACAAAATACCAATACATGTGTTTCTAAAAGTGATCAATCAAGGAAGCTAGCCTACCTTGTTTTAGTCATTTTGATGTGTCCTAGAAGTCACTGGCCAACTGAGGAATACTGAAAACCTTAGTGTTAAAAGTAGTTACATGGGTTTAGCAGGTTTTCctttgtgtgtttacacaattacaaataatataACTTTGCATACGTGCGTGTGGTTCCTTGTTGATCTTACTATGTTGATTGTTTGTTTTATAGTAATACTATTATTTATGTGCTTAAATGTTTTACAACGCCTGTCGATGCTCATGGTGTTATACCTGAGGAGCCTGTTGGAAAAGGTGATGGTGCATTTAAAGAAACATTTATTCTGGTCGTACAAGACTCAAAGTAGAGTTGATTACCATCGATGTGATTTCATCTGGTTACCGGTTGGTCGATATCTTCTCAAAGTGCCGTCACAGCGTCTCTCAGTCCAATGTGACGTCTCATCTTCTGGGACCAACATGAATCCCAGGAGGCTGGATTTAGAACAATGGATAGACTTTTAATTCCAGCATTAAACCTTGAAAGGCGCGCACACTCAGAGGGCGTCTGCTGAGGATACTTCTGCGTGATGAATGTGTGCCTCGCTCAGCGCTCTGATGACTCTGAGGGGTTTAATTGAAGCCGTCTGCTGGACTCATCATGGTGGGTGTGGGCCGCTATGAGACTCAATATGCTGTCATATGTTTGCGTTCTCCATGTTGGtgaggacatgtgtgtgtgatgtgtgttcaGCCAACACGTCTGAGGACTGAGCGCTTTCTGTTGAGCTCCCTCAGAAAGCAGGAGACTCCTCTGAGACGTCTCCCTAACAcgccccctgctcctcttcttCTCTCCTCACTACAGAGACCTCTGCCAAGGAGGGTCTTCTCCTTTGGTGCCAGAGGAAGACCGCTCCCTACAAGAATGTCAATGTGCAGAACTTCCACATTAGGTAACACACACAATCCCACTCTTAGGTGTCCAAGTGGAGTGATCTCGTGCCAACAGCCTTCATTCTTAGAAGAAAGCTGTTGATGGTCACTAATGTTTCACATCACATTTCATAACAACCTAAAAGTTCTGGTCAAATGAAAGATATGCAACATCTCTTTCAGaatgcagctgtgtgtctgaagGTTACAACGTCTTTGAAACCGTCTAATGGTCTGCAGTGAGACCCTGAGGGGGGATCTAAGGATAACCCAATGAACAAAAACAGACTCTCACTGGTCTTTCAGCAGCATGGCTATATTTAGTGGATATAAGTGAATATTTgaatatgaatatatatatatttacttcATAAGCTAAATGTTGATTGGAAGCTTGTGCTCTGTATATAAAGTGAAACAAACTACTTTAATGGTGTAGAAGGGTCGCCCCCTGGTGGAGTAAGTACAACATGTTCCACGGTTTAGTGTGAAGCCACTTCCAGGAGTATGTGAAGATTAAAAAGACTCCAATGAGTGAAGGGACAGATTCAGAGGCTTTCAAAGTGCATACTGTACAGTTACTGTATACAACTCGCAGAGTACAGGTTACAGCTCGCAGAGTACAGGTGACAGGCCGAGGAGACGAGTGGAGAGGAGAGCAGGGTCAATGTCTACCAGGGGGGCGGGACCGTGGTtaagaagacacacacacacacacacacacacacacacatacatatatacaggcACGACAGAGGACATGCGATATCCACACACACCAGGACACACATGTAGGATTGTTTAGTCACCAGGtcaaaaatgtatttcacaCGTGCAGTTGCAACAACGATCTGTTGTTGTGTTGGCGTGACTTCCTGTTGCCTCcagctcagtgaaagcactgtgTATAATTTCTCACACTGTGACTTTGAAGTCATTAGGAAACTGCTCCCTCTATATGGATTATCCACAGGTCAGTATATGGTACAGGAACTGGTCCCTGGTGGAGTGTTTGTAACATGCAAAGGGTTATTGGCCCGTTAGCCCAGCTTCTGCAGGTCAGACGAGGCTCAGTGAATGATGTCTGGTGTTCATGTGCTCCAACAGCTGGAAGGACGGTCTGGCCTTCAACGCCCTGATCCACAGACACAGACCCGACCTCATCGACTACGACAGCCTCAgaaaggtacacacacacacacacacactttatttaGCTTTGCATATTTTGAAGCAAAGTCGTAGTTATGTTGTCGTTAAAAAAATCTAACATTAAACTTTGTACTAATAAAAAGTAGGACTTAGCAATTGTTCTGTGTGCTTTAGGACGACCCTGTGACTAACCTGAACAACGCCTTTGAGGTGGCTGAGAAGCACCTGGACATCCCCAAGATGTTGGACGCAGAAGGTAGGTCCGGAGCCGAGAGCTGTCTGTCAGACTGCGTCTCCATGAGCAACACAGACACAGCTCATCCAGCTGCCTGACTCGTTCTCTAACTTAAGACCCTATGTCATTTCATTTACATCTGGTAACGGCTCGTAGCCCACTCCAGGTTCCAGTTTCAGTCACGGAACAGCACTTACATTGCATCATCACTACAGTTCAAGAGTGGGCGATGTCAATAGGAATACTCTATATTTCCAAATACCCTTTCTAAAAGAAAATAATGAAATGTTTAATAACGAGTGTTTAGTACATGGAGAAGAGACACCGCTCAAATGTCAAACTGACTTCTTAGATGAAttgagtaccgtacttttcggactataaagcgcacctgcatatgagccgcagcagctaaattgtccgtctgtcttgctctcgttctgtctctcggttccacttttactttggcgcgctacctgtctcactcttttccggcctccagcttttcctgctggagcccgccccttagaggtggcgggcgcggaccggtcctagagcccatagggttaaaggtggtggactgtaacctgtaaaatccatagatttaggaggttccctagtggccgttagctgtacgtATTTAGTGTTGAATTTAAAACTCACTTCCATCCCAGTCTCAGCGTTAATGTGAATATAGATGTTGCCACTGATCTGACTCACTGTATCCGTTTATatgaaagccccccccccccagtgttTCTGATTGTAATGTGTTATCTGTGCACGAGGGGTACACTCATATGAGCAGTAAGAGCTTGTCTcaatatttatgtatttatttattttcttcacacaaaaaaatgcgtTGGTTTCCTTGAAAACCTTTATTTCCTCCCCGAAAACTTAGAATAttcattaaaaaataaacacaCAGGTGTTTTAGTAAATATATGGATATACCCTTGTACATACTGTAAAGTGAATTGTGCTTGTCCTCTTGTGTTTCTTCTGTTTGTGTATGAGGCTCtgattgtgtgtgtctgttaacagcttgttcagtgtgtgtgtgtgtgtgtgtgtgtgtgtgtgtgtgtgtgtgtgtgtgtgtgtgtgtgtgtgtgtgtgtgtgtgtgtgtgtgtgtgtgtgtgtgtgtgtgtgtgtgtgtgtgtgtgtgtgtgtgtgtgtgtgtgtgtgtgtgtgtgtgtgtgtgtgtgtgtgtgtgtgtgtgtgtgtgtgtgtgtgtgtgtgtgtgtgtgtgtgtgcatgtaccaACATGTGTGTCCTGTTGTGTTTATCCCATGGCTTGCCTGTATTAGTGTGTGAGAGTCTTCTTAACCACGGTCTTGCCCCCACCTTGTAGACATTGTGAACACTGCTCGTCCAGATGAGAAAGCCATAATGACTTATGTGTCCAGTTTCTACCATGCCTTCTCTGGAGCACAGAAGGTACCCTCTGACCCCTGAtgtataacccccccccccattactaacagggtgctgctacctgtccaGCATGGCTGCTCTCTCTCCACAGCCTGCAGAGCCTCAATAAGAACACGTTGGGACACAAACACCCAGTCTGATTGTAGCTGTGCTGGGGACAGCAGTACATACTCCCTGCACTCTGGTGTGACGTGTTGTCCACAGAGAGTGGAACACTTTGATCATGGTTAGCAGATGCAGGATCAGAACATTGTGGCAGCAGTGTAACATATTGGGGCTTTAAGTAGCAAAACAAAGGGAGTGTTTTCTCTTTGGTTCACTTGGTCTTTGAGAATGTGTCTTAGTCATCCTCCAAATGCAAACCTCTAGTTAGGTGTGCCATGAAGTCGTTCCCTTCCTGCTGGGTGACTGCCATGCTGGGAATACAGTCAGTCAGACGACTCTGTTCTGCAGTTTGCCTTCATTATAGTGTCATGCTCTGATCTCTACACTTAAAGCAGAGCTAAAGATtggattatttgtattattattattatcagtaTTATTTGTTGTTAAATGTAGAAAGATGGTTAaagttatttatctttttattgTTTCTTATTTATGGATATGGTTGATAACTTGTAGTTTCTTAGAGCAGTTCATAATGCCACCTGATTATTAAAGACATCATTCTCAGCTGCTGAATGAACCAAACTAAACCGCACTCCCTGAGAAGAGTGCTCCGAGTGAAGCTCTGAGAAGAGTGCTCCGAGTGAAGCTCTGAGAAGAGTGCTCCGAGTGAAGCTCTGAGAAGAGTGCTCCGAGTGAAGCTCTGAGAAGAGTGCTCCGAGTGAAGCTCTGAGAAGAGTGCTCCGAGTGAAGCTCTGAGAAGAGTGCTCCGAGTGAAGCTCCGAGTGAAGCTCCGAGTGAAGCTCCGAGTGAAGCTCCGAGTGAAGCTCCGAGTGAAGCTCCGAGTGAAGCTCCGAGTGAAGCTCCGAGTGAAGCTCCGAGTGAAGCTCTTCCTCAGAGCAGCTCTTCCTCAGAGCAGCTCTTCCTCAGAGCAGCTCTTCCTCAGAGCAGCTCTTCCTCAGAGCAGCTCTTCCTCAGAGCTGCTCTTCCTCAGAGCTGCTCTGGCAGCCCATGTGCGTGTTTGTGTCCCAACCTGGAACTTGTGGCTGCGTCGtccgaggggggggggcaggaggaaGCTGTGGACCTAAAGAGTCCTCCCTCGCTCTCACACCCTGCAGGAGCGAGCTCATGCAGCTCTGGGTAGCTTTGgcttcactctctctctctctctctctctctctctctctctctctgcttgcCTTCCTGGTGAACCTCTCCCCCCCGCTGGGTGCTGTGTAGACATCGTGGGTACGCTGCGGCCGGATGAGAAGGCCATTATGACCTATGTGTCCTGCTTCTATCACGCCTTCTCTGGCGCTCAGAAGGTGAGCCGCTCACCCTTCAGACTCACTTGAACCGTGCAGAAGAAGAAGTTATTCTAGACGGAGAGAAGATAGGGAGCCGTGTCCTCAGAGAGGGAGCCGTGTCCTCAGAGAGGGAGCCGTGTCCTCAGAGAGGGAGCCGTGTCCTCAGAGAGGGAGCCGTGTCCTCAGAGAGGGAGCCGTGTCCTCAGAGAGGGAGCCGTGTCCTCAGAGAGGGAGCCGTGTCCTCAGAGAGGGAGCCGTGTCCTCAGAGAGGGAGCCGTGTCCTCAGAGAGGGTCAGGTCCCAGAAACATCTGGACATGTTTCTCAAAATATGAAATAGATGAAGCTAGCCATGGAACCTGCTAGAGTCCTTAATAAGGAAGTCATATTTCCCCACGCATAAGGAAAGGAATGATATATGTAAAAATAGCAACACTGTTTGATTATTTCCCTCAGTACAAGATCATTTCAGATCTTCTTTTAATTGGACTGTTTTTCAAACACATATGCAAAGTAGTCTTGTTTCAAGTCACATATCCAAGAATACCCTGATGACTGAAATCCACCACACATGACTCAGAGAGTGTTTTATGATCTCAACCATGATGGAATCCTATGTCGTGCTTTATATTCCTCCTCGCTGGAGGAGACCTGCTCTCAGGGAAACCCAGGGAATATCTACAGGATAGGAAAGCCAGCGAACGCTCTCATGCTTCTGTTTCAGCTTCTTTGGACACTGACTGTTTCCCCAAAGAGGTTTTACTTTATGGTCTGGATTCAAACTCCCAAACTCACGTCAGTACTGTAACCCCCTGCATGGCCACCATGTGCCTTCACTGGATTCTTGTGGGTGTCGAGTGTATCTCAAGTTTCCACTGACATTCTGAATACATGTGAATACGTGTAGGGAGAGCAATGTGTTGTGTACTGgggaatgatgatgatgatgatgatgatgatgatgatgatgatgatgatgatggggtCATGTCGTCAGCCAGCATCAATGCATTGACCCCTGCAGTGTAATCGGCCCTGAAGTCTCTTTCGCAGCGACCTACCAAAGACAACGTGACgcaacatatttgatttaaaatgaaTTTCATTGACTATAAATGATTGCATGTCCTTTTTAGATTCTATTCTATGGAGAACAACTGTGTCCATAGCAGTCGTCTGCCATTCAGGAAATACAGACTCTTAGAATTCAGTAACCAATCAGAATGGAGAACTGAACAACCATGTGATCAAAGCAGATGATGGTACTGACGGGTGTTTGGGAGGGGTCTCTTTCATCACCGTGGGAACATGACTAATGTCCTTCCAATTCTCAGCTAATAACACTTGTCAttccaaatgtgtgttttattttgtgatgtgttttaaatgtatatatagAACACATTGGTTAAGAATGTAAAGTCATATGATGGAACAGGGTTTTTAGTGCAGATTATATGTGAAAAGTGTgtactgtttttgttttattccagtGGTACAGTAGTGTAATATCGTAGGCAGCCGTGCTGGCGTGGACAGCAGGGCGACAGCAGCAGTAACTAGACGTATGGACTGAGTGTTGGCGGGAGACGCATGGAGCTCAACACActattgatttgatttgttggCACATGAAACTAACCACCAGCAGCTGGAGCATGTGCTGTCAGTCAGGCGtgacctccattggactctgaGTCACTTGCACTTTGCTAAACAATGTGACTGAAGGCTAGTTGTGTGTCTGCTCACTGCCTGTGTGTGGAGTGTGCTCGCACAAATACAATAAAAGCAGAAGTGATGAATGATTCTAACGGAAGCAGGTTGAGGAGATTATAATGAGCACCGTTTGATTTAGAGACTCTTAACTCTTAACGCTTAGCTACAGTGAATGTCTCACTAAGAGTGGACCTGATGTCGGCATGTTCTATCCAATCACCGCGAGCGCTACTCATCACTGTTTTCTGATAGGCTGAGACAGCCGCCAACCGTATCTGCAAAGTGCTGGCTGTCAACCAGGAGAACGAGCAGATGATGGAGGACTACGAGAAGCTGGCCAGTGAGGTGAGGAGACTTTTATTTACTCATCGACCGGACTACACTTCATTTGAAGTTTAGTTACTGATCAAGTGTCAGAGCCTTGTTTCCTGACTGTATTTCCTGGTCTCCTCCTGGTCAGCTGCTGGAGTGGATCCGCCGGACCATCCCCTGGCTGGAGAACCGGACCCAGGAGAAGACGGTGACTGACATGCAGGCCAAGCAGGAGGACTTCAGAGACTACCGCTGCGTCCACAAACCCCCCAAGGTAACGGAGCTCCTCAAGTGCTCTCTCCTCACCATGGACATGGTTCCTCTCTTCCAGCCTCACCAGAGTCCTTATTCTAAGAGGTTCTGTTTCCTCTACTGAGTGGCTGACGCTGTGAAACCTTCCCCTCCTGTCCTCAGGTCCAGGAGAAATGCCAGCTGGAGATCAGCTTCAACACGCTGCAGACCAAGCTGAGACTCAGCAACAGACCGGCCTTCATGCCGTCAGAGGGACGCATGGTGTCTGTATGTCCGCCTACATCTCACTCTGTGGAGTGGAGAGAGTCCATCACCAGACATTTGATTATCTTTGTTTATCTTACAGACAGCAGGACATCTGCTGGCCCTTATTACAAATATACAGATATGCAAATACATAAATAGGACAAGTGTGCTCTCCACAAAGATGTTCATCTACACTTAACCCTGCATGAAACATGTTATTATGTAAACAACCTTTGTGTCAGCCTCACAGAACACGTTAGCATCTGTTGAACTACTTTAGTTTGAGTTTTGACTTTTTCATTTCATGTTGCTGGTTTTAGTGTCGTTGCAGTTTAACAGAACAGAAGCATATAGTTAAGTCAGGTGTAAAATGCACAACATGCGTTCCTGTCTctggtgtatatatatatatatatatatatatatatatatatatatatatatatatatatatatatatatatcatgtcCATGACACGGACACCCTTTAATAGTTCACTTTGTGCCATCACACGCTGAACAGAAATGTCTCAGATCAGCTTAAGTCTCTCTTGAATGATTCAACCCAATAGAGGGTTTAGCGTCACACCATCACACTTCACTCAGTTAGGAATGACTGCTAGCAGGTGGGCTGTTCTTCTGCTGCCATGCACTACACACTGGTGCATGATGTGCTCTGCAGTGAAGGAAGGGTATAACAGCTGCGCTTTGCTCTCAGGACATCAACGGAGCGTGGTACACTCTGGAGGGAGCAGAGAAGGGCTACGAGGAGTGGATCCTCAGCGAGATCAGACGTCTGGAGAGACTGGAGCATCTGGCCGAGAAGTTCCACCAGAAGTCTAAAATCCATGAGTCCTGGACCGACGGTGCGCTtagtcacacacacattcaccctCTGTAAAATACCACTAACTGTAGCCCCCCCTCGGTGATCCAGTTTAATCCCCTTTTTGGCAAACAAATCAATTTCCATTCATTCCAAGAGAAACCCTCTTCTCTGCCCAGCTGTGCTGCTGTTAGCACATGAAGTGGTACACTGACTACACACTCGTTGATATGTGATAACCAGTCTGTGTTCTTCACAAATAGAGCAGCTGATGCAGATTGGTTGATACACTTAAGCTCATATTTGTTTTTCAAGTAGATGGCTGTGTTGGCTTCAGGTAATGGAATCTATCACGTAGTGTCTTTGTTTCCTTGACTCCCATCACCATGTCACATCAACACTAATGTCGGCTACATCTACGTGAAATATACTCGTCAAAAAAGATAAGCCTGACATTTAGTTACAAAAACTATCTTTGCCAGTTTGTTTGTACATGTTGTAAACAAAGTAGAGATAACATGTTATAGACTGACTGCAACATAAAAACGATTAAAAACAAAAGGTGAATAAAGAATAAAGCAGCCGACCAATGAACCCCCCAGAGAGCAGCCGGTTAGGTTATTAACATGATGCTCTGTGAGCAGGCAAGGAGGCCATGCTGACCCAGAAAGACTACGAGACTTGCACCCTGTCCGAAGTCAAGGCGTTGCTACGGAAACACGAGGCCTTTGAGAGCGACCTGGCGGCCCATCAGGACCGAGTGGAGCAGATCGCCGCCATCGCCCAGGAGCTCAAGTAAGGAGGCGAGAGGAAGGGGAGGAGACTCATCATGTGTCTGTGTGATGCCATCTTGTATAAACCTGCTCCTCCCTGCCTGCAGCGAGCTGGACTACTACGACTCTGCCAGCGTCAACGCTCGCTGCCAGAAGATCTGTGATCAGTGGGACAGCCTGGGGGCCCTCACCCAGAACCGCAAGGAGTCTCTGGAGgtaccccccccctctctctctgtctctctgtctcgctctctgtctctgtctcgctctgtctctgtctctctttctctctctctctctctctctctgtctctgtctctctttctgtctctctctctctttctgtctctctctctgtctctctctgtctcgctctgtctctctctctttctatctcgctctgtctctctctttctctctctctttctttctctctctctctcattctctctctctctttctctctctctcattctctctctcattctctctctctctttctctccctctcattctctctctctttctctctgtctctctctcattctttctctctctatccttctctctctccttctctcaattcaattcaaaggggctttattggcatgaaagttaaattaaacaatgttgctaaagcatcacaatacaaaataattaacaccattaacatacatttcaaatgtttacatattattgatgatatatatacagtgatataattacatttcagtgtgtgtgtgtgtgtgtgtgtgtgtgtgtgtgtgtgtgtgtgtgtgtgtgtgtgtgtgtgtgtgtgtgtgtgtgtgtgtgtgtgtgtgtgtgtgtgtgtgtgtgtgtgtgtcattcactGTCCCTCAGGTTGTGGCATGTGTATACATATTGGGCAGCAAGATGTGCCTTGTCTCCTTCTCCTATGAGTACTCTCAGTCTTGAGAGGTCATCAACCTCCTTGAAACCTGggatcactctctctctctctctctctcgttgtgtgtgtgtgtgatcacagATAGATTGACTGATGCAATCAGGTGGTTTTATTGCCCCAAtgcaaacataataataatattccCAGTGTCTAAAGTCCTAGAACAGCTTTATCAAATATTAATATCAAAACATCTGATTTCTGTGTGCCCACAGAGGACAGAGAAGCAGCTGGAGTCCATCGATGAGCTGTACCTGGAGTACGCCAAGAGAGCAGCGCCCTTCAACAACTGGATGGAGGGAGCAATGGAGGACCTGCAGGACATGTTCATCGTGCACAACATCGAGGAGATCCAGGTAACACAGGAGGGGGTGAAGTATTGCTTTGTCCTGCACGATGCACCAGAGGAATTACTGAAGGAAGAAGGGCTGTGCGATATGAAGACAAATATCACTATTTTTCTGATCAAATACCTCCATTTATATTTCAACGTTATTGTAGGGTTAACTTTTTTGTGCTTTCGCAACATATTTACAGAATAATATTATTGTAAAACACTCATATTTTTGTGGATGTAATTGCTAAAGGCAAATAAGCTGCTCGAACAGTCTGGTACATTTGTAAAAATGATCACTTTCCTGCAGCCTTTAAAGCCAGGAACAGACAACACTTGTTCAATATAACAATGTCAGAAATCTAACACGATATCTAGTCTCATATCACAATTGGATATAAAATGAATATATTGACAACCCTAAAGAAATGTGAATTATACAAAATAACATATATTATGTGAGATGAACGATACCTGGCTAAAGTGCTGCAGGTAAAACCAAACGTTGTCCCCCTCAGGGTCTGATCACAGCCCACGAGCAGTTCAAGTCcaccctggcggaggccaacaaGGAGCGGGAGGCCATCCAGGCCATCCAGGCGGAGGTGCAGAAGATCGCCCAGAGCAACGGCATCAAGCTGAGCGCTGCCAACCCCTACACCACCATCACCCCGCAGAGCATCGACAGCAAGTGGGAGAAGGTGGGCTGTGGCCTGGGCTTCCTGGGGATTCTACCTGCACAACGCTTAGTGCCGTTTATACCCCCTGAGTTTCAATGTACTCGTGTAGTGCAATACACATTGTAAATGTATTGTATCTCCCTCGGATTTGGGTGTTTTTTTAAAGCAGTTCTGCGGGGAAGGAACACCACTCCGTCCATTCTTTGGGGGGGGATAAAGTGCCTACAGTAAACC carries:
- the actn4 gene encoding alpha-actinin-4 isoform X1; protein product: MVDYHAANNQSSTEGVQIYMEQENDWDRDLLLDPAWEKQQRKTFTAWCNSHLRKSGTQIESIEEDFRDGLKLMLLLETISGERLAKPERGKMRVHKINNVNKALDFIAGKGVKLVSIGAEEIVDGNAKMTLGMIWTIILRFAIQDISVEETSAKEGLLLWCQRKTAPYKNVNVQNFHISWKDGLAFNALIHRHRPDLIDYDSLRKDDPVTNLNNAFEVAEKHLDIPKMLDAEDIVNTARPDEKAIMTYVSSFYHAFSGAQKAETAANRICKVLAVNQENEQMMEDYEKLASELLEWIRRTIPWLENRTQEKTVTDMQAKQEDFRDYRCVHKPPKVQEKCQLEISFNTLQTKLRLSNRPAFMPSEGRMVSDINGAWYTLEGAEKGYEEWILSEIRRLERLEHLAEKFHQKSKIHESWTDGKEAMLTQKDYETCTLSEVKALLRKHEAFESDLAAHQDRVEQIAAIAQELNELDYYDSASVNARCQKICDQWDSLGALTQNRKESLERTEKQLESIDELYLEYAKRAAPFNNWMEGAMEDLQDMFIVHNIEEIQGLITAHEQFKSTLAEANKEREAIQAIQAEVQKIAQSNGIKLSAANPYTTITPQSIDSKWEKAMGMVPLRDTALQEELNKQNNNDSLRAKFAAQANTVGAYIQAKMEEIGRISIEMNGTLEDQLTNLRDYQTSIMSYMPEINTLEGSHQLIQEALIFDNQYTSYTMEHLRVGWEQLLTTIARTINEVENQILTRDAKGISQEQLYEYRASFNHFDKDHSGALMAEEFKACLISLGYDVENNKQGDSEFARIMSIVDPNNSGAVTFQAFIDFMSRETTDTDTADQVIASFKILAADKTFITAEELRRELPPDQAEYCIARMAPYTGPDAAPGALDYMSFSTALYGESDL